A region of Maribacter algicola DNA encodes the following proteins:
- a CDS encoding porin family protein, with protein MRLFLFSLSFLCFLACFSQENTSKENLRYQRYFEDQFYLGITYNFVRNKPVDLKQRNLSYGLMGGIIKDVPLNNSGTKALGVGLGLALNTYYSNLTVTEVPNGFSYDIGGIIPGFKRSKVQTHLIELPFEFRWRNSTPTDYKFWRIYTGMKFGYVVGARSKLVTSDFRDGFFNTDIKRLQYGPTFNIGYNTFNVHIYYALTQLFNDKAVLNNEIIEIKPLRVGLVFYIL; from the coding sequence ATGAGGCTATTTTTATTTTCACTTTCATTTTTGTGTTTTCTTGCTTGTTTTTCCCAGGAAAATACTTCTAAGGAAAATTTAAGGTACCAACGTTATTTCGAAGATCAATTTTACTTAGGAATAACCTATAACTTTGTAAGAAATAAGCCAGTCGACTTAAAACAAAGAAACTTATCGTATGGGTTGATGGGAGGTATAATAAAGGATGTTCCATTAAACAATAGCGGTACAAAAGCATTGGGTGTAGGTTTGGGTTTGGCTTTGAATACCTATTATTCCAATTTAACCGTTACGGAGGTTCCTAATGGGTTTTCCTACGATATTGGGGGTATTATACCTGGTTTTAAAAGAAGTAAGGTACAAACGCATTTAATTGAACTTCCGTTTGAATTTCGATGGCGAAATTCTACTCCTACCGATTATAAATTTTGGAGGATATATACGGGAATGAAGTTTGGATATGTGGTAGGTGCCAGATCTAAACTGGTTACATCCGATTTTAGGGACGGGTTTTTCAATACCGATATAAAAAGGTTACAATATGGGCCTACTTTTAATATCGGCTATAATACGTTTAACGTTCACATTTACTACGCTTTAACCCAATTGTTTAATGATAAGGCCGTATTAAATAATGAAATTATTGAGATTAAACCCTTGAGGGTCGGTTTGGTTTTCTATATTCTATAG
- the asnS gene encoding asparagine--tRNA ligase → MRSVSIKELLTGKELLQEITVNGWVRTFRSNRFIALNDGSTLNNIQCVVDFEKLDDAILRQVNTGAALKITGTLVESQGKGQKVEIQVRDIFVHGGADPEVYPIQPKKHSLEFLREKAHLRVRTNTFSAVMRVRSALAFAIHQYFRENGFYYFHAPIITGSDAEGAGEMFRVTTLDEKNPPLKEDGTVNFKEDFFGKETNLTVSGQLEAEAYAMALGKVYTFGPTFRAENSNTSRHLAEFWMIEPEMAFYDLDANMDLAEDFIKYVLSYVLEHCEEDLQFLENRLLDEEKTKPQAERSEMALIEKLKFITDNNFKRVTYTEAIEILRNSKPNKKKKFQYHIDEWGADLQSEHERYLVEQHFKCPVILFDYPAKIKAFYMRLNEDGKTVRAMDILFPGIGEIVGGSQREERLEVLKEKMAALDIPEEELWWYLDLRKFGTAVHSGFGLGFERLVLFATGMGNIRDVIPFPRTPQNAEF, encoded by the coding sequence ATGCGATCAGTAAGCATCAAGGAACTCTTAACAGGGAAAGAATTACTACAGGAAATTACCGTAAACGGATGGGTACGAACTTTTAGAAGTAATAGGTTTATCGCCCTAAATGATGGTTCCACGCTCAATAATATTCAATGTGTGGTGGATTTTGAAAAGTTGGATGATGCCATTTTAAGGCAAGTGAACACAGGTGCCGCCCTAAAAATTACAGGAACCTTGGTAGAAAGTCAAGGAAAGGGTCAAAAGGTCGAAATACAGGTAAGGGATATTTTTGTACACGGAGGTGCAGATCCAGAGGTATATCCCATACAGCCAAAAAAGCACTCCTTGGAATTTTTAAGGGAAAAGGCGCACCTAAGGGTACGTACCAATACCTTTTCCGCAGTAATGCGTGTAAGGTCTGCACTTGCCTTTGCCATTCATCAATATTTCAGGGAAAACGGTTTCTATTATTTCCATGCACCTATCATAACGGGGTCTGATGCGGAGGGTGCTGGCGAAATGTTCCGTGTCACCACATTGGATGAAAAGAATCCCCCATTAAAAGAGGACGGAACTGTGAATTTTAAGGAGGATTTCTTTGGAAAGGAAACCAACCTAACGGTATCCGGTCAATTAGAGGCAGAGGCATATGCCATGGCCCTTGGCAAAGTCTATACCTTTGGCCCTACGTTTAGGGCGGAAAATTCAAATACCTCAAGGCATTTGGCCGAATTTTGGATGATAGAGCCTGAAATGGCCTTCTATGATCTCGACGCCAATATGGATTTGGCCGAAGACTTTATCAAATATGTCCTTAGCTATGTACTTGAACATTGTGAAGAGGACCTACAATTTTTAGAAAATCGGCTCTTGGATGAGGAGAAGACAAAACCTCAGGCGGAAAGAAGTGAAATGGCCCTAATTGAAAAGCTGAAGTTCATTACGGACAATAACTTTAAACGCGTTACTTACACGGAAGCCATCGAAATATTAAGAAATAGCAAGCCTAACAAAAAGAAAAAATTCCAATATCATATAGATGAATGGGGTGCGGATCTTCAAAGTGAGCACGAGCGCTATCTGGTAGAACAGCATTTTAAATGCCCCGTAATCCTTTTTGATTATCCAGCAAAAATAAAGGCCTTTTATATGCGTTTGAACGAGGACGGGAAGACCGTTAGGGCCATGGACATCCTCTTTCCGGGCATTGGTGAGATCGTTGGAGGCTCGCAAAGGGAGGAGCGCTTGGAGGTACTAAAAGAGAAAATGGCCGCATTGGATATACCGGAAGAGGAGTTATGGTGGTATCTGGATTTGCGAAAATTCGGTACCGCCGTACATAGTGGTTTTGGGTTAGGGTTTGAACGTCTCGTCCTTTTTGCCACGGGCATGGGGAATATAAGGGATGTCATACCTTTCCCGAGAACGCCACAAAATGCTGAATTTTAA
- a CDS encoding retropepsin-like aspartic protease — MSFLKKCLKKKGYVSIRLTLTRTNHLEFSAKINGMAGRFILDTGASNTCIGFDKIDYFNLKSKESKIKAAGAGATDMETLTSKKNTIEIGKWHQKKLKIVLFDLVHVNTALITHEAEPVDGIIGADVLNKSKAIIDYKKKLLFLKI, encoded by the coding sequence ATGAGCTTTCTTAAAAAGTGTTTAAAGAAAAAAGGATACGTTAGTATCCGCTTGACCCTGACCAGAACAAATCATTTGGAATTTTCAGCAAAGATCAATGGGATGGCAGGAAGATTCATTCTGGACACGGGTGCCTCCAATACGTGCATCGGTTTTGATAAAATCGATTATTTCAATCTAAAATCAAAGGAATCCAAGATTAAGGCGGCCGGTGCAGGGGCAACTGACATGGAGACCCTCACCTCCAAAAAAAACACCATAGAAATTGGCAAATGGCACCAAAAAAAGTTGAAAATCGTATTGTTCGACCTTGTCCATGTAAACACGGCACTCATAACCCATGAAGCGGAACCCGTAGATGGGATTATTGGTGCCGATGTGCTTAACAAGTCAAAAGCGATTATCGACTACAAAAAGAAATTGTTGTTTCTCAAAATCTAA
- a CDS encoding ExbD/TolR family protein has translation MSKFAKKKDGEVPAVSTASLPDIVFMLLFFFMTVTVMKDSSLKVENVLPNANEVKKLEKKDRVIYIYVGKPTREYEKVYGTEPQIQLNDKFAKPSEVGDYILMERAKKPQELQNVLTTALKVDKNANMGLISDIKQELRKVNALKVNYTTYEGDAFRNLQ, from the coding sequence ATGTCTAAATTTGCAAAGAAAAAGGATGGAGAAGTGCCAGCAGTATCAACTGCATCGCTTCCTGACATTGTATTTATGCTTTTGTTCTTCTTTATGACGGTTACCGTGATGAAGGATAGTTCCCTAAAGGTTGAAAATGTATTGCCTAATGCCAATGAAGTAAAGAAATTGGAAAAAAAGGACAGGGTTATCTACATCTACGTTGGAAAGCCAACAAGGGAATACGAAAAAGTGTACGGAACAGAGCCTCAAATACAATTGAATGATAAGTTTGCCAAGCCAAGTGAAGTTGGAGACTATATCTTGATGGAAAGGGCCAAAAAGCCACAGGAATTGCAGAACGTATTGACCACAGCCCTTAAGGTGGATAAAAATGCCAATATGGGGCTAATTTCCGATATTAAGCAAGAGCTGCGTAAGGTAAATGCATTAAAGGTAAATTATACTACTTACGAAGGGGACGCTTTCAGAAACCTTCAATAA
- a CDS encoding ExbD/TolR family protein, protein MARRAGAPEVNAGSMADIAFLLLIFFLVTTTIETDAGLDRMLPPIEPPDQDVVIKQKNIFQVNINKNGQLLADDELIEISDLREKAMAFLDNGGAPQGSPDYCSYCKGARDASSSDSPAKAIISLKNDRETKYSTYITVQNELVGAYNDLRDREAQRLYGQKFVDMEAEYLNPETSDEVKDELKEKVQRIQELFPQKLSEAETTTN, encoded by the coding sequence ATGGCTAGAAGAGCAGGAGCACCAGAAGTTAATGCAGGTTCCATGGCGGACATAGCGTTTCTACTGCTCATCTTTTTCTTGGTAACGACTACCATAGAAACGGATGCAGGTTTGGACCGTATGTTGCCTCCAATTGAACCGCCAGATCAAGATGTTGTTATTAAGCAAAAAAATATCTTTCAAGTCAATATCAACAAAAATGGTCAATTATTGGCTGATGATGAGTTGATAGAGATATCAGATTTAAGGGAGAAGGCAATGGCGTTCCTGGATAATGGAGGTGCGCCTCAAGGAAGTCCGGATTATTGTAGCTACTGTAAAGGGGCCAGGGATGCCTCTTCGTCAGATAGTCCTGCAAAGGCGATTATTTCCTTAAAGAACGATAGAGAGACAAAGTACTCCACTTACATTACGGTTCAAAACGAATTGGTTGGAGCTTACAATGACTTAAGGGATAGGGAAGCCCAAAGGCTTTATGGGCAAAAGTTTGTGGATATGGAAGCAGAATACCTCAATCCCGAGACCTCGGATGAAGTTAAGGATGAATTAAAGGAAAAAGTTCAGAGGATTCAGGAACTATTTCCACAGAAATTGTCCGAGGCTGAAACTACAACGAATTAA
- a CDS encoding asparaginase, with amino-acid sequence MDNRKILLIYTGGTIGMVKDYQTGALKSFDFDKLLKHVPELNQLDCSIDTISFENPLDSSNMNPQEWVRIVTLIEEHYVGYDGFVILHGSDTMSYTASALSFLLENLDKPVILTGSQLPIGDLRTDAKENLITSVQIAALQKNGTSVIKEVGLYFEYKLYRGNRTTKINAENFRAFASLNYPHLVESGVHLNVFSEYLLPCKRNKKLVVHKKMDENVALVKLFPGMNKAVFENVLKTEGLKALILETYGSGNGPTVDWFLTSLKKSIENGLHVINITQCSGGSVLMGKYETSSALMEMQVINGKDITTEAAISKAMYMLGSGVSSKHFKTVFETSLRGEMH; translated from the coding sequence TTGGATAATAGAAAGATTCTTTTGATTTATACGGGCGGGACCATAGGAATGGTGAAGGATTACCAAACTGGGGCCTTAAAATCCTTTGATTTTGACAAACTTTTAAAGCATGTGCCGGAACTGAATCAATTGGATTGTTCCATAGATACAATATCTTTTGAAAACCCATTGGATTCTTCCAATATGAATCCGCAGGAATGGGTAAGGATCGTTACGCTGATTGAAGAGCACTATGTGGGTTATGACGGTTTTGTGATCCTACACGGAAGCGATACCATGAGCTATACCGCATCGGCCTTAAGTTTTTTATTGGAAAATTTGGATAAGCCTGTAATTCTTACTGGATCCCAATTGCCCATTGGGGATTTACGCACAGATGCCAAGGAGAACCTAATTACATCGGTACAGATCGCCGCACTACAAAAAAATGGGACATCGGTCATAAAGGAAGTGGGATTGTATTTTGAGTATAAACTGTATAGAGGAAACAGGACCACAAAAATAAATGCCGAGAATTTTAGGGCCTTTGCATCCTTAAACTATCCCCACTTGGTGGAATCAGGTGTGCATTTGAATGTCTTTTCCGAATATCTTCTGCCGTGTAAAAGGAATAAAAAATTGGTAGTCCATAAAAAAATGGATGAGAATGTGGCCTTGGTTAAATTATTTCCTGGAATGAACAAAGCCGTTTTTGAAAATGTCTTGAAAACAGAGGGTTTGAAAGCGCTCATTTTGGAAACCTACGGTTCTGGAAATGGACCAACGGTCGATTGGTTTTTAACTTCCCTAAAAAAATCCATTGAAAATGGATTGCACGTAATCAACATTACTCAGTGCTCCGGTGGCAGTGTGCTTATGGGTAAGTACGAAACCAGTTCTGCATTAATGGAGATGCAAGTGATTAATGGTAAGGATATTACCACTGAAGCTGCAATTTCGAAGGCTATGTATATGTTGGGGAGTGGCGTGTCCAGCAAACACTTTAAGACGGTTTTTGAGACTTCGCTACGCGGAGAAATGCACTAA
- a CDS encoding efflux RND transporter permease subunit — MVAKLTKGFWSKTARIILRNRILILCVVAGITVFLAMQWGNMRFSNSQANLLPDDHPVNLEYQKFLKQFGEEGNTVVFAIRDSALFTPENFNRWNKLSKQLGAFPEVEFVLSTDNLQELVKDTVEQKFVMRPLIKSSPESKAEVNSITQHLFNELPFYENLIYNKESGTIRTVMYLDKDIVNTSVRKDFILKDLSHLISRFEEETNLEVHISGMPYVRTMNSQNIIDEIGKFILAALGVTSLIFFFFFRSFRATFISMCVVIIGVMWAFGVLGLLQYEITVLTALIPPLIIVIGIPNCIFLINKYQQEVKKHGNQALSLQRVISKIGNATLMTNITTASGFATFIVTDSKLLKEFGIVASINIIGIFILSLMIIPIVYSFLSLPKTRHLKHLNKKWIDAFVSWMENIVRNKRISVYIVSICLLVLSIIGIYQIDISGSPIEDMPKKAEFFQDIRFFENEFNGIMPVEIIVDTKNPKGVMKPATLKRMDQLGDVVAEIPELSPSLSVVNLVKYSKQAFYNGIPRYYQLPTSQENTFIMDVARKSSTEGNLLKSFVDSTGQVARMTTYMRDVKTSRMEKIEERLLENIHKIFPEERYTVYMTGSALLFLKGTKYLVKNLVMSLALAIGLIALFMAYLFRSFRMIVISLIPNVLPLIITAGVMGFIGVPIKPSTILVFSIAFGISVDDTIHFLAKYRQELESKKWQIKKSVYAALRETGVSMFYTSIVLFFGFSVFIISNFGGTVALGALVSATLLFAMLANLILLPSLLLSLEKSIANKKTLKEPQIDILPHDGEID; from the coding sequence TTCCAATTCACAAGCCAATCTATTGCCTGATGATCACCCCGTTAATTTGGAGTATCAAAAATTTTTAAAACAATTTGGCGAAGAAGGTAATACCGTAGTATTTGCCATAAGGGACTCCGCTTTGTTCACTCCAGAAAATTTTAATCGTTGGAACAAACTGAGCAAACAACTTGGTGCCTTCCCTGAGGTAGAATTTGTACTTTCTACTGACAACCTACAAGAACTTGTAAAAGATACGGTGGAACAGAAATTTGTAATGCGCCCACTCATAAAATCGAGTCCTGAATCAAAAGCGGAAGTGAATAGCATTACTCAACACCTCTTTAACGAACTTCCTTTTTATGAAAATCTAATTTACAATAAAGAATCCGGCACAATAAGAACGGTAATGTATTTGGATAAGGATATCGTAAATACTAGCGTACGAAAGGATTTCATCCTAAAGGACCTTAGCCATTTAATTTCCCGGTTTGAGGAAGAAACCAATTTGGAGGTCCATATTTCCGGTATGCCCTACGTACGAACTATGAATTCCCAAAATATCATCGACGAAATTGGAAAATTCATTCTTGCGGCATTGGGTGTTACTTCCCTAATTTTTTTCTTTTTCTTTAGAAGTTTCAGGGCAACATTTATTTCAATGTGCGTAGTAATCATAGGAGTTATGTGGGCCTTTGGGGTCCTTGGTCTTTTACAATATGAAATAACGGTGCTAACCGCACTAATTCCGCCCTTGATTATCGTTATTGGCATACCTAACTGTATTTTTCTCATCAATAAATATCAGCAAGAAGTAAAAAAACACGGCAATCAAGCTTTGTCCCTCCAAAGGGTGATTTCAAAAATTGGAAATGCCACCTTGATGACAAATATTACAACCGCATCCGGTTTTGCCACCTTTATAGTAACAGATAGTAAATTGCTCAAGGAGTTTGGTATTGTAGCTTCCATAAACATTATAGGGATTTTCATTCTATCACTAATGATCATTCCCATAGTTTACAGTTTTCTTTCCCTTCCTAAAACCAGACACCTAAAGCATTTGAACAAGAAATGGATCGATGCTTTTGTAAGTTGGATGGAGAATATCGTGCGTAATAAAAGGATATCGGTTTACATCGTTTCAATTTGTTTATTGGTCCTCAGTATTATAGGGATCTACCAAATAGATATCTCCGGAAGCCCCATTGAAGATATGCCAAAGAAGGCCGAATTTTTTCAGGATATCCGATTTTTTGAAAACGAGTTCAATGGCATTATGCCCGTTGAAATCATAGTGGACACGAAAAATCCCAAAGGGGTCATGAAACCGGCCACCCTAAAGAGAATGGATCAATTGGGAGATGTGGTGGCTGAAATTCCGGAACTATCCCCTTCCTTATCTGTAGTGAATTTGGTAAAGTATTCGAAACAGGCCTTCTACAACGGTATTCCAAGATACTACCAGTTGCCCACAAGCCAAGAGAACACCTTTATTATGGATGTAGCCAGAAAATCATCCACCGAAGGCAATTTACTGAAAAGCTTTGTGGATAGTACTGGTCAGGTGGCCAGAATGACCACCTATATGCGAGATGTCAAAACAAGCCGCATGGAAAAAATCGAGGAGCGTCTTTTGGAAAACATTCACAAAATCTTTCCAGAAGAGCGCTATACGGTTTACATGACAGGGAGTGCCCTGCTATTTTTAAAAGGCACTAAATACCTTGTAAAAAACTTGGTAATGTCGCTTGCTTTGGCCATTGGCCTTATAGCCCTGTTCATGGCCTATTTATTCAGATCCTTTAGAATGATCGTGATTTCCTTAATACCCAATGTGCTTCCTTTGATAATTACGGCGGGTGTTATGGGATTTATTGGAGTACCCATTAAGCCTTCTACCATTCTGGTATTTAGTATTGCTTTTGGCATATCCGTAGACGATACAATTCACTTTCTGGCAAAGTATAGACAAGAGCTAGAGTCCAAAAAATGGCAAATTAAAAAATCTGTGTACGCCGCCTTACGGGAAACCGGCGTAAGTATGTTTTACACATCCATAGTACTTTTCTTTGGCTTTTCCGTATTTATCATTTCCAATTTTGGTGGAACTGTGGCCCTTGGTGCACTCGTTTCCGCCACGTTGTTATTTGCTATGTTGGCCAACTTGATTCTATTACCCTCCTTATTGCTATCCTTAGAAAAAAGTATAGCCAATAAGAAAACGCTAAAGGAACCACAAATAGACATATTGCCGCATGACGGGGAAATCGATTAA
- a CDS encoding TatD family hydrolase: protein MIITDTHTHLYSEAFDEDRDRMIQTALDLGVTRFFVPSIDSTYTDRMVQLEEKYPENIFLMAGLHPTHVKENFEAELEHVERILKEHRYYAIGEIGIDLYWDKSFFKEQQKAFSKQINLAKEHRLPIIIHCRDAFDAVFEVLEQEKDEDLKGIFHCFTGNLEQAHRALSYNMKLGIGGVVTFKNGKIDSFLSQIDLKHIVLETDAPYLAPVPYRGKRNESAYVLNVLKKVAELYALDEREVARVTTENSKEVFGV, encoded by the coding sequence ATGATTATAACTGATACACATACACATTTATACAGTGAAGCGTTTGATGAAGATAGGGATCGCATGATTCAAACGGCCCTGGACCTAGGGGTTACTAGATTTTTTGTTCCATCCATTGACTCCACGTACACAGATAGGATGGTGCAATTAGAGGAAAAGTATCCTGAGAATATTTTTCTGATGGCCGGTCTGCACCCCACCCATGTAAAGGAAAATTTTGAGGCGGAACTTGAACATGTAGAACGGATTCTAAAAGAACATCGGTATTATGCCATAGGTGAGATTGGAATTGATTTGTATTGGGACAAAAGTTTTTTTAAAGAGCAACAGAAAGCCTTTAGCAAACAGATAAACCTGGCAAAAGAGCATAGGTTGCCAATCATTATTCATTGTAGGGATGCATTCGATGCCGTTTTTGAAGTGTTGGAACAAGAAAAGGATGAGGATTTAAAAGGCATTTTTCACTGTTTCACAGGCAATTTGGAACAGGCGCACAGGGCATTGTCATATAATATGAAATTGGGTATTGGAGGTGTGGTAACATTTAAGAATGGGAAGATCGATTCATTTTTAAGTCAAATTGACCTCAAGCATATTGTATTGGAAACAGATGCTCCCTACCTTGCACCCGTACCGTATCGTGGAAAGCGCAATGAAAGTGCCTATGTGTTGAATGTTCTCAAAAAGGTTGCCGAATTATATGCTCTGGATGAACGGGAAGTTGCAAGGGTGACTACTGAAAATTCAAAAGAAGTATTTGGGGTTTGA
- the rpoN gene encoding RNA polymerase factor sigma-54, giving the protein MLKQHLQFKLSQKLSPQQIQLMKLIQLPTQAFEQRLKQELEENPALESGKEDLDNTADEFDDIYNQESDSETIAADDINIDDYLSDDEIPDYRTQSNNYSADDEEKSVPYASGTTFNQYLINQLNTVYLNDEEWAIAEFLVGSVDESGYIRRPISDILDDLAFTQNVYTDEKTIQKVLSIVQELDPPGVAARSLEECLIIQLERKELTPSIELAISILKKSFDQFTKKHYKKLIQKHNVTEEELKNAISEIERLNPKPGGSYSGNNRIIEHVVPDFSIRIVDGELELSLNGRNAPELHVSKEYSNMLKGYKESKDKTKSQKDTVLFIKQKLDAAKWFIDAIRQRQQTLFITMNAIMQYQKEYFLTGDERNLRPMILKDIADEIDMDVSTVSRVANSKYVDTPYGTKLIKEYFSESMKNDQGEDVSTKEIKKILETVIKNEEKRKPLTDDKLAAILKDKGYPIARRTVAKYREQLDIPVARLRKEI; this is encoded by the coding sequence ATGTTAAAACAGCACTTACAATTTAAGCTTTCCCAGAAGTTGTCCCCTCAACAGATTCAATTGATGAAGTTGATTCAGCTTCCTACACAAGCGTTCGAACAACGCCTGAAACAGGAGTTGGAGGAGAATCCTGCCCTGGAAAGCGGTAAGGAAGATCTTGACAATACTGCAGACGAATTTGACGATATTTATAATCAGGAGTCAGATAGCGAGACCATTGCTGCGGATGATATCAACATTGATGACTATTTAAGTGATGATGAAATCCCCGATTATAGAACACAATCGAACAATTATAGTGCGGACGACGAGGAAAAGAGTGTGCCGTATGCATCTGGAACCACGTTCAATCAATACTTGATCAATCAATTAAACACGGTATATCTGAACGACGAGGAATGGGCCATTGCCGAGTTTCTAGTCGGGAGCGTGGATGAAAGCGGGTACATAAGAAGACCTATTTCCGATATATTGGATGATTTGGCCTTTACGCAAAATGTTTACACGGATGAGAAAACCATTCAAAAGGTTTTGTCCATAGTTCAGGAGTTAGATCCACCAGGGGTAGCCGCAAGGTCTTTGGAAGAGTGCCTAATCATACAATTGGAACGAAAAGAACTTACCCCAAGTATCGAACTGGCTATTTCCATATTGAAAAAGTCGTTCGATCAATTCACAAAAAAACATTACAAAAAGCTTATCCAAAAACATAATGTTACCGAGGAGGAATTAAAAAACGCGATATCCGAAATTGAAAGATTGAATCCAAAACCTGGTGGTTCCTACTCGGGCAACAATAGAATCATAGAGCATGTGGTGCCGGATTTTTCAATAAGGATTGTCGATGGTGAGTTGGAACTTAGCCTCAACGGTCGCAATGCACCGGAGCTGCACGTATCCAAGGAGTATAGCAATATGCTCAAAGGATATAAAGAATCCAAGGACAAAACCAAATCACAAAAAGATACGGTTCTCTTCATTAAACAGAAGCTGGATGCCGCAAAGTGGTTTATAGATGCCATAAGACAGCGTCAGCAGACCTTGTTCATCACTATGAACGCGATAATGCAGTATCAAAAAGAATACTTTTTAACTGGTGACGAACGAAATTTACGGCCCATGATCCTAAAGGATATTGCAGATGAAATAGACATGGACGTAAGCACCGTTTCCAGGGTAGCCAATAGCAAATACGTAGATACTCCCTATGGTACGAAATTGATAAAGGAATACTTTTCGGAATCCATGAAAAATGATCAAGGGGAAGATGTATCGACCAAGGAAATCAAAAAGATTTTAGAAACGGTCATAAAAAATGAAGAAAAAAGAAAACCGTTAACAGATGACAAACTTGCTGCCATTTTAAAGGATAAAGGTTATCCTATAGCCCGTAGGACAGTAGCTAAATATCGCGAACAATTGGATATTCCCGTTGCGAGATTGAGAAAGGAGATTTGA
- a CDS encoding MotA/TolQ/ExbB proton channel family protein: MKKLFPSLAVAGAFVAGTNMVSAKVAAVALLVQDAAPEADRGFTQVLKEQFIQGGAGFMGIVLLCLILGLAVAIERIIYLNMASTNTAKLKQQVEDALASGGVEAAKEVCRNTKGPVASIYYQGLDRAGESVESAEKAVVAYGGVQMGQLEKNVSWLSLFIAIAPMLGFMGTVIGMIQAFQKIAAVGNLSASLIAGDIQVALLTTVFGLITAIILQIFYNYIIAKIDSIVNDMEDSSITLIDMLVDHKK, translated from the coding sequence ATGAAAAAATTATTTCCAAGCCTAGCTGTTGCTGGGGCGTTTGTAGCAGGTACAAATATGGTAAGTGCAAAAGTGGCGGCTGTAGCTTTGCTAGTTCAAGATGCGGCTCCGGAAGCGGACAGAGGATTTACGCAAGTATTGAAAGAGCAGTTCATTCAAGGGGGTGCAGGCTTTATGGGTATTGTACTTTTATGTTTGATCCTTGGTTTGGCCGTAGCGATTGAAAGAATTATTTATTTAAATATGGCTAGCACCAACACGGCCAAATTGAAGCAACAAGTTGAAGATGCTTTGGCTTCTGGAGGAGTTGAGGCTGCTAAGGAGGTATGTAGAAATACAAAAGGTCCTGTTGCTTCTATTTACTACCAAGGTTTGGATAGAGCAGGTGAAAGTGTTGAGTCTGCCGAGAAAGCTGTTGTAGCTTATGGTGGTGTTCAAATGGGTCAATTGGAGAAGAACGTTTCTTGGTTGTCCTTGTTTATCGCTATTGCGCCGATGCTTGGTTTCATGGGAACTGTAATTGGTATGATTCAGGCCTTCCAAAAGATTGCTGCGGTAGGTAACCTAAGTGCTTCCCTTATTGCAGGTGATATCCAGGTGGCGTTATTGACTACGGTATTTGGTCTTATTACGGCTATCATACTTCAAATCTTTTACAACTACATTATCGCGAAGATCGATAGTATTGTAAATGATATGGAGGACTCATCGATTACATTGATCGATATGTTGGTAGACCATAAAAAATAA